AGTaaagaagtaaaaacaaacaaccctctCAACAAATCTCCAGACATTAGAGAAACAGAGTAGATATTATGATACCAAGTCCTGTTTAACTGAAAATACTTTAGTATTAGTAATAGTGCAAAAGAAGAAGTATTAATtcatttttgaaagcattttcaaATAAGAATCTAAAGAGCTCCTATCTGCAGGTTTATAATCTAGTACATCTTCCTGACCTGTTGctcctcagatgtgttggactacaactcccagaattcccagccagcagggctaatggctgagaattatggaagttgcagttcaacacatatggaaggcatcaggttgggaaaagttgATCCAGTACCTAAAGGTGCACATAGCTAAGGAACAGGTAAGTGATATATCTGCAGGAGGTGGCTAGAAAATTATGAAGGTGTAAAAGAAATAATACTGTGTACAAATTCATCCTAGAAACATGATACGGGAAAAATACACATTAATAAATCTATCTAATATTAAATATTGCCCTGTATATATACATCTCTTTGGAGATTATATATTTGCTTTCCCGTGGGTAGTGCACTCCACACTGAGGAGGGTTGGCAGGGCTGGGTGGGCATTGGTGGTATGAAATTACAAAGCAGTGCAAATGGAAGTAGGAGGGAAAGAAGTGCTAAGGAACTATGTTGGTCACTGTTTTGGTCAACTACAATGttgtatgtaaaataaaatatgtaagtAATTGTTACAATTCatacttctgttttattttttaaagattttatttgCAACGGATGACTTTTTTGCTCCTGCAGAAAATCTCTTAAAGGTAGGCAAGGACTGTATGTTCTTTCTTTGGTTTAGAAATTGACTGTGATAAAGATGATTACTAAAGGCCAGTAAGTTTATATGCTCTTCACTTCTCCAAGCTGAGAAATGTCATGAGGCAGTGTTACAGGCATTAGCCTCCTTTTGATAAGAAAGAACACTGGAGCATTATGGTAGCCCTATTTGTATGTTGAGTACCCGTGGATACTGGACAAGTAAAGGGGCTCCCAACATGCTGGCTAACCAAAACACTGCTAGCCACACACCCCAAGTGATGTGCGATTGGTGTCAGTCAGAGGGGCCTATGCACTTATACATGCACACATGTTCCTAAAGGAAGGAGCCATGCTATTGGTTCCAACTCCTGttgcccccagccagcatagccaatgatcaggaatgatgggagttggagcctaacaagttccccacccttgcagtGGGCACTCTTCAGATTGATGCTGAATTGGCTAGAATGGAAATGGAAGCATTGAGTAGCCTCATTCCAGTCCACATCAGCTACTATGCAGTAGCATGCAGGGAGGGATAACCCTTTGATACAGGGCATGTAAGGCCATCTCTGCCACATATATTATGCTTACCCGCTCTGTCCCTGGCTGCTCACTTTTATTTTGGTTCATatagcataaaaataaataaatcagaaaacaATATCTTCTTCTGAGGCAATAAGCACAAACATAGTTTTGCACTTATGGAAAAATAATTTCTAATTTTACTTTAAAGCCTGTTGCTTGTTTATATTACAATAGCAAGACTGTTTTCAGCCATCTTGATCTTTTATATGTTTGTTTAGAAACAAAGACCAGTATTTCATGCCGACCTTTTTACTGACTATGGGAAGTGGAGGGATGGATGGGAAACCAGGAGGAAGCGGATTCCAGGTAAAACACTATTTTAGTAGCTAAACTGCAAATCTGAACCCAAACTAGCATGGGGAAATTCAGGGTGAAGTCTTGCTTGGAAAGGATTGATCTGCATTTATCAGGAGTTCCGTGATCAGAGGAAATCTCTCCCCTTGATAAATATGGAGCTAGAAAAACTTTGAAAGTTCTTCTTGAACTATAGATATTAGTAATCTATTGTAGAATTATAGGCTAGGCACAGATGCTAGGTTTTTATCTATAATTTGTCACAATGTAATATTTTCTTCCAAGTACCCAAATTAATGGGGAAGTTGAGAAAAAGAAACCTAATTCACTAATTTTAAAATCTGGATTACCTTGTTTGTAAAAAATATGACAACCAATCATTTACTATTCTCTTTCATAATTTATATAATTACTAGCTTGACTTGAGCAGACTATCTATAGTGCGCCAGTAATTTATTGCTCATTATCATACTTTACCAGCTTTTTGATGGGTGCCTGGAAAAGCCAGTCACGAGgccgaccaggagtccattggactcccccctcccagttgCTCCCCCTGCTTGCCTGTCTGCTGACCCACAGGACTTACAGCATCTGTGTGTGGCTGATGAGCCCCCCcccggcctcctctctgggctccccctCCTGCTACTTCCCAGGTGCTGGCCCCCGGCTCACTGATCCGCGGGACTTATCTAAGGCTTCCAGGCGAACTGCTTCTGCAATGTCGAcacttccccctctcctgcctccagctgtgtttatatatcctgttgcttagcgaTACAATGTTcatctcatagctcagaacctccaacctacaaagttcttctcatagcttggaacctGCAGGGTGCCTTGCATTGccttagcattttatatatagagatGCTTAGTGAGTGGGTGCAATATACTGCTCTTACTCTTTAAATCAACAGGGGTACATATGAGCAGCAACTTCTAATACATAGTAGTAAACAACCACAAGACACTACAAAATAGATTTGATTCATTGAAAAATCCTTCATCTTCAGGTTGTCCAGGCTTTGATTACATGCTTTATATTTGATCATTTCCCACAGCATCACATGGctccattttatttctaaaaaaacCCAGACACGTTTATTTCGGTGTTGTTCTGAATTCCACTTGGATTTTTTGGGGGTATTAATTTCTTACCTCTCTTTTACATTCATACTAATAAAGTCAATTTTTCTCATTTCCTTTGGTTaggtgttgctttttaaaatattttttttcctttttaaggtCATGATTGGTGCATCATTCAACTGGGAGTCCCAGGTGTTATTTATGGTTTTGAGGTAGATACATCTTACCTCGCAGGAAACTGTGCTCCTCGGATATCAATCCAAGCTGCTTTCTTGAAGCCAGGTAACTAAGATATTAAGAACTTCCACAGAAGACCTGATGCTGTGTCAAAACAAGGAAAGTTCAATTGTCTTTGCTGATGAACAGTATAAATAGGAGAGAAACCTTTCTTGATGGCAGCCatcctccaacctggtgacctcagaTGTGTTCTATTACAATTGCCACCATCCTGAGTCAGcgtggccattggtcatgctcaccaaaggatgatgggagccacagtccaacacatgtggaaggcacctggttgaggAGGGCTGCTAGAGCTAACTGAAAGCAATGGTGGGGACAAGTTATGCCAAACAAATTACAGCAGGAGGCGTTGGCTGTTGGCATGAGGAACGGGTTAAGTAGTCCTTTTCAGGTTTAGTTATGTAAACACAGTTCTAAGCAGTGGTACAGGGAGTGATCAGCATGCCATAATATTTCACAATTCACCCCCTGTTTCTTTTATTTGGTGTGTGTAGTTACCAGCACTATTGGATCCTGTGCTGATACTGAAAATGGACGCCAAGGTCCTATAGCATGTCTCTAATGATATGTTTGGTTGCTAGGATGTGCACTGAGTATGCGCCAATCATCTTCTGACACTTTCATCTCACATGGTGGCCAGCCACACCTGGGATTAGCACAGAGTCAATCTGACAAGAGCCTTCTGAATCCTAGCAGCAGCAATTGTAAAGTTTAGTAATGGCAATGTTGGAAAGAGGATGTTTTCCCCAAACATAagtcattttatttttcatgtttCCCCATCTAGTGCTCAAAgtcaaacacaataaaacaacaggcAAGTGTTAAAGGTAATTATTTAAAATTAGTCATACTAAGAGtagaccattgaaatcaatgggatgtaaatgAATAACTTAAGGTGCATTGATTTCACCAGTCTAccctaaatatgactaagtctggatccaatctaatGTTCTATTACACACATTTTacgtatttatttcattttattcccTCCTTCCCCTCAGAGCTAAGATTAGCATAGTCTTTTCACCTTGTTTAGTCCTTACAACAAACCTGACAGGTAAATTAGGCTCAGAGATAGCAACTGGCTCAAGGAAACCAagtggacttatttatttatttatttaaaccttaGTGTCTGTGGTCTAAATAAAACTCTCTATTTAATATACCACACTGGTCAGTAGTACATGGATGCCTATTCTAGCTTTCCCTTGCTGCATTTTCTAATTATAAATATGGCCGATGCCAAACATGTCAGACTGCGAACATAAAGGCCTAACTAGACATGACATCAGAGACCTCTGAATACATGTCTGATATCTTTTATTTTGCTAAAAGCAGCCATGGGATTGGGGGTGGGAAATTGGACTGGAGAGTTAATCCTTTCCTCTTGCTCCATACTCCTAATCTAAATGTCCTCCTAGCTATAGAGAGAAAAACAATTGGTGTCTCGATGTTTTCCCCTCTGGAGAAAACATTAGCCTTAACAGAGTAATTGGATTAAGGCCATGGCACAGAGGAAAAGGTTAACTTCCCTCACCATATGGCATAACCCTTATCCAAATCAAAAACCCCACAGCAGGGAGACAAGagacatgcattcattcatttccaAACTCACATCCAGCTTGGCCCTCCGTCTCCCCACATCCTGCTCTTAGCCTTATGGCATTAGACAACTCGGCAGGCATCCTATTTCTAGTGTAATATTCTAAAGATACAATAATGATTCTAAACTGTTAGCTTTTTGGAAGTGGACTTTCTCATAAAACAGTTGGATTCTGCCAGGATTATCTTAAATTTCTGTTGGGCACATTGTCTTTGCAGAGGAGGTACCAGTACTGCCACCAAGAGGGAACAGAGTTGGAACTGCAGCTTCAGATGAAGAGTTTAAGGCTGCCAAGGAGGTACTATGACCCTTGGGTAGGAAAAAGACCAGATAATGGATTACCCTGGGTTTTTCATACTAACACTACTGTGTTTTATGAAACTGCTGAAGCGAGTTATTTTTGCTGTCCTCACTTCTAATTAGTGTGGTGTTTGCCGAGGGGAAGAGCTGAAAACACTCCTTGGCTGACTGAGGTGGGGAGATGGGCAACCCTATGCATAGGTGCCACACACAGGTAGTGACTATCAGGGTGGcaatatgaaaatgaggacagggcttctgtatctttaacagttgtattgaaaagggaatttcagcaggtggtatttgtatgcttgcagcacctggtgaaatcccctcttcatcacaacagttaaagctgcaggagccctgcctagtgtgactggatacaaaagtgatacagaagccctgccctccttttcaaatgATCACCTAAGCAAGGGCCTATTATGTCTCTGCACTCACCCTCCTCTTGTTCtttttgcactctctctctctcatttgcctttcttactgCATTTCCTCACCTACAAGTCTCTCTGCAGCCCCCTTCCCTCAGTTCCTTTCTTAATTGTTTGGCAGAGGATCAGACCAgtggggggctggtggctccaacattagtggagtggtgaattcactctgggtttcagtctgaaccagtcagaactctaaagtattccaaggtgcaaagcatgaCATAAACATTCTTCTATCACTAACCCCATTTTTGATTGCCATTTTTGATATTTCTATGTGGGAGAAAGGGCCACAAACAATGGTTATGTGGAATGTGCTCAGAAGTAACAAGAAAGTAGTGTGGGCActgcagtcagccagtggagcCTGTGTTATCGTAATTCTAGAAGGTTGATAAAGCATGGCTTTCCTTTGTAAAAGCCATACTGATTCTTTTCCAGCAATGCTTGGTCTTCCATATGCTTGAtatttttagctttaaaactgctttccaccaatttacttgGGACAGAAGTTAGGTTGACAGTTCTGCAAGTTCCTGGGCTCCTTCTCAGATTCTTTTATAAAAAATGGCATTACATTGGCTAGCTTCCAGTTCTTCAGTAAGGTGGCCATTTTAACAACAAGTTGCACATTTTTGTTAGAAGAGCAACAATTTCACAGTTGAGTTGTTTAAATACTCTCAGGTGTCTGCCTGTTGTAAAGGAAGCCTTATTACCATTTATAACTTCCTTGACTTAGCTTGTTAACTAGAGAGGCCTATTTACAGGTAAATATGCTCAGGATTGGGATAtccattaaaatgtgtttttctttaattaCTTATAGCTGTTAGCCTGGTTTatacaatgcaataaaaaatCTGCCTAATAGAACACAGATAATAGTTTCTTGGTGCTGCTGTCATTGTTATTTTAAATTAAGGAAGAATTAATAAAAAATGACCGTGCCTTCTGGGTATGAGTCTTTAAAGACAACAGAGATTTTAGTATTGCACATATATTTCAGCTGAATCATTCAGAAAAAGTGCAGCTCTAATGACAACACAAAAAGCTAGAATATATAACAGCAACTTGTATATTAGCTCtggtatattaaaaagaaagccaAACAAGGTTATCACTGACTAGAAAACAAGTAACTAACATTTCTTTTCAGATGAGGTCAGATGAATGGACTTCCTTGATTCCTTTGTCAGGGATAAACCTGGACACTACCCACAACTATTTTTGTGTGACTTCAAAGCAAAGATGGACTCACCTAAGACTCAACATACATCCAGGTAAGAGCTATATAATAAGTGCATCAAAAGACTGATAAGTCTTTTGATAAGTCTGTTCCCATTCAATCCTATTTCTCAACAGTTAATAGACTTGATGAACATACTAATTTGTACTCATTAGGAGCACAATGTTACATCAGTAAGAAAATAGGATAGCACCATCTACTGTTTGGAGGTGGGCATGCTTAATTGTTTGTGTGCATGTCTTTCTGTCTATCTATTATCTTCATATTATGTGCCAGTTTGCTTTTGTCTTTCAAATGCCTCCAGCTAACCCACCTTTTCCGCTAGGCTTCATTCCCAAACATAACCAAGCTGAAGCATTTGTAACTACATTTGATCATGTTCATTTATTGCTATTGCTGTCTGTCCTttaataattatcatcatcataaaataTGTGCAAGATAATTTTATATATCCTAGTATAAAATGTAACTCTTAAACTAtatagtagtgtgtgtgtgtattaatttGTCTAATTAAATTGTGGCcgtcatttttctctctccagcgTAACGGCAgaattgaaattattattttttctacagATGGTGGGATTGCACGTTTAAAAGTATATGGCACAATGCTGAGAGACTGGTCGCTTTCTGGCCAGAATCACTTGAGTGATTTGGTTGCAATGGTGAATGGAGGTGTCTGTGTTGGGCATAGTGGTGCTCAGTTAGGTCATCCCCAAAATATTTTAGGTAAGAATAATGCTGGCTCTTGTTTATAACTGTTATTTTGGTTTCATTTAACACAATAAGTAGAATATGTTATCATGAAATCTAACTGCTAATTTCTAACATGAAACTATCCAAGTGACAGCATGAAAGAAATGCCACAAAGCACTATCAATGTTCACAGGCACAATCCATGAAGCGCAATGTCCATTCACATCAATGGCACTTATGTTTGACTCCTGAGTAAACACAATTGAAATAAATAGGCATTTTGCAGCAGTAGTGTTTGATGAATTCTGCTCTGTTTCATGTGAGATCCAGTGACATTGTTAGGCATGACTTTTTTGGCAATTAAAAATTGTTTAACCAGTTTTTAGATGTATCTCTCTCCTTTCCTGGCTATAGTAGAATTTCAGTGAAACACTGCCATGGAAAACGAAGGAACAGAAAGCATAGACGAATAGAGTAAAAATAATTCTACACAAAGTAAAGGTTCCTATTGGAGAGATCCAGCTAAATAAGGCATTAATGACACATGGAAAAGTCAAGTTCTATTTGCCATGTACACAAAATTCTACGGCTGCAGTATTTAGTTGATAATATTTAGATTAATCAATTGAAAATATTTCTATTGTCTAAAAACATGTTCCCAATTAATTGGTTAACACATTTACATAGGAAgcatgtttttttccttttaaaaagcatgttttattcatatgcaaatttatccTGATATAATCAAATTAATCATTAATCAATTCAAACCTATACAGTTAATCAGATAAGATTTAGTTAGCCAGTTGACAGTCTTGCTAAGTAAAGAAGAAAGCCAACCACCTCAGAACACATAAAATAATTACAGATAGTTTATTGTTAACATTAATGATTTCCTCTGCATTAAGCACCATTTTTTATTTGAATAGGAATAGGAAGAGGAAAGTCTATGAAAGATGGATGGGAAACGGGAAGAAATTTGGAAAGACCACCAGTTTtaaaagtaagaaataaattagttTTAACAACTCCTATCTTATTTCTAAATAATTCTCTTGGAGCAGAACATTAATCTTTAGAAAACAATAGGCAAATCTATCTTCAATAagggtctttctctctctctctgtctctcacacacacacacactgacttgCATATAAAATGAAGAAGCAAAGACGAGTcaattaaagaaaagaaacagtatTAGTCCTTGTCTTTATAGTCTGCTTACTAAGGGCTACTTTCACATGGTGAACCACCCATACATGGTAGATTCTGAGCGTCAACACATGGGAGAAACTGTGTTTCCTTATCCTTTTCTCTGCACTTCCTCCTTCTTCcagaaggggaaagaggaagtaaacaaagaccacgtggcccattcaaagGCTGCTTTATGGTGCCGCTTATCCTGCACATAGCAAGAGATtgcggcacattctgttttttttaaaaaaggtcagattaaaaggggtctattttgctacggaaaaatgAGCGGAGGGAGCAGGAGGCAAGCAGGAGGTGGATGACCTCATctagaggacacacacacatctgtaagtaGGCAGTAgagagcatgtgataaaatgctcgtctgatgaacctctgatACAACTGCAATATTCCCCTGTCCTatatcccaatttatttatttatttatttatttattacatttctagcacacacacacgccttcttCCCAATACAAATTACATGTGCTTGGAGCACAAGTAATTTATAAGGCATAGAGAAGAGGGATGGATGGAGAATAACCAATGTACACACAAATCTCCCATTCCCTCTAATTTCCCATCATGCTCCTGCTCATACACCTGTGCAGACAGGGGAAGGGGAGATGAAAGGATCTACTAAGCTATATAGAAATCTTCCACAAGTGGACACTGTGTTTGCTTATGTGAGTGGATCATGCCCACATTTTTTCTGGGGAAAGTCGTTAAGGTGGTGGGAATCTACCAGTAAAACTCCCCTATTACTTTTAATTCCAGGTTGATGGCAAGGGATTTCTCCTTATACCAGGAAGTGAATGGGCAGTCTACCGATTGGGCCACTCTGGTGTAATAACACACATAGAAATAGATACCAGTCACTTTAAAGGTAAATATTTGTCAGTTTCATGTCTTTTCTACTAAATGCTCTCTACTTGGAGAACTGTGTGAAGGGTTTGTTACTACCCAAAATGTTTTCTAATATTTTAGTGCAAACATATTTTAGCAGATTTTTGTTATGATAAAGCAAACATAATGTTCTTTGTAACATTCATTACCCTATTATTTCAGCTTTGTAAACTTTACAGGATATTGTCTAATCTATGCAGCATGTGTCTAAACATTACAGGATATTGTTTAATCTATACAGCCTTGTGTGGTgaagagtggtaagcggcagttactgcagccgaaactctcccacGACCTgagttctcaggcagccggctcaggtcgactcaaccttccatccttccgaggtcggtaaaatgagtacccagctagctgggggaaaggtaactgcgactggggaaggcaatggcaaaccgccccgctacaaagtctgccaagaaaatgtcagcaaaagcaggcgtccctctaggagtcagcaatgactcaagtgcttgcacgagaggttcctttcctttcctatgcagcATGAACAAAAACATATTCATTTGCAAATAAATTTCACTGGGTTGAagttctgctgacagaagcagttccgtcagcagaacagggaggggagagattTCCTCTTCCCTCGAACTGCTTCAAAATTTGTTCTGGACGGCTTGGAAACCCTTCGGAGTAGATTTTCAGACAGTTCAGAAGGCTGTAGAAAGAAGGAAAAACTCTCATTGCACTAGCAGATGACTACTACTGCAATGATGGATTTAACTCAGTGAATTAAATGAGGTTGCAGCCTTACACTCTTAAGTTCAATTGGACTTGCTCTCAGGTATATGTGTATTCACTTGTGGCATTAatttactttagggtgaccatatgaaaaggaggacagggctcctgtatctttaacagttttatcgaaagggggatttcagcagatgtcatttgtatgcatgcagcactaccctcttcatcccaatagttaaagctgcaggagccctgccctcttgaccagatagaaaagagggcagggttcctgcagctttcactgttgtgatgaagagggaatttcaccaggtgctgcatgtatacaaatgacacctgctgaaatccccttttcaatacaacttttaaagatacaggagccctgtcctccttttcatgtggtcacccaaaaatttatttggaagaaAGCTACTATAtcacacactccccaccccccttttcttttaactATTAGGCAACTTTCCAGATAGTTTTAAACTTGAGACCTGTATCTTGAGtgtagaagaagaaaaggaatgtaTAGCACAAAAATGGGCCCTGAAACAAGGTCCAAAATGGAACATTGTGCTGCCTGCAACAAAGGTAAGTTTAAAATGTTTATGTCAATTGAAAATGAATGCACTCTGTTTTTATCATATCCTTGGAAGAAAGCACAAACTATGAGTTTCAGAAAACAAAAGCGCCAAATATGCAACATctgtaattgggggtggggtgggaaggactGTTAATATTATGACAGTCTTTGCAGATACTATAGTATTTGAATGTACCAAATTTACTACATTCTTTCCCCCCCACAGCTTAAACCCCATAAGAGACATTTTTTTGATGGTACTGCCATACAAACACTGGATGTGTTTACTCATGTGAGACTTACTATTGCCCCCGATGGAGGTGTAAGTAGGATGCGTCTCTGGGGCTTTCCACGGGCGCTGCCAGATGTTCACAAGTAAAAATCTTCCAGGAAAAGGTTTTGCAAAATTCCACTCACTGTTATATTAAACTGAAAGCATTAATCTCCTTGTATACATCCATTTAATTATAGTTTTTCCACGTCACTGATTCAAACATAATTTGTTACAGATGTACAATAACAGCATCATTTCTCtagctgaaatatatatatatatatatatatatatatatatatatatataatttgcttTTAGGTTATCTGATTTGGGAAATTGTATTAAGTAATGATAAGAGGCATCACATACCTCTGTAAAGCATATATACTATATAGCATATAAGGGAGTGGGTTCTTTTCCTCAGTAGATCTTCTGTCAAAAtgcaataatgtattttaaaatgtttgtattaaTCCTAACAAAAGCTACGTGCATTTTTGTTGTACTATAtttgaaaaaaatctaaaatactTATGATGCCATTTATATGGATTTACAGCTTGATTCCATATACGTTTACTTGGATGTAATTCCTAGGGTTTTGATAGAACTTACTTTGAGAAAGCTTGCTTAGGATGAAAGGGTTTTACAGATTCTGGAAACATTAACCTTATCAAAACTGAGAGCAAGAATGACTTGGTCACCTGAGAAATACTTGAATATATTTCGAGTTTGAGTACGGAGAACTAATATTTTAGTAATATTTTGTTTAGATTTGAAACTGTGTCTTTATTCTTTCCCCTTTTTCCATCTTAAACGCTTTTCATTTATGAATTATACTATAATAAAAGTATATTTACACTACCACATGAGTATGTTGCATACTTACAATTCTGGGCTTCCGTCTACTTCATCATAtcattcttaa
This sequence is a window from Elgaria multicarinata webbii isolate HBS135686 ecotype San Diego chromosome 4, rElgMul1.1.pri, whole genome shotgun sequence. Protein-coding genes within it:
- the ALLC gene encoding probable inactive allantoicase, with the translated sequence MTVHLKGEKPNILPDFLHLNDLGCETTGGKILFATDDFFAPAENLLKKQRPVFHADLFTDYGKWRDGWETRRKRIPGHDWCIIQLGVPGVIYGFEVDTSYLAGNCAPRISIQAAFLKPEEVPVLPPRGNRVGTAASDEEFKAAKEMRSDEWTSLIPLSGINLDTTHNYFCVTSKQRWTHLRLNIHPDGGIARLKVYGTMLRDWSLSGQNHLSDLVAMVNGGVCVGHSGAQLGHPQNILGIGRGKSMKDGWETGRNLERPPVLKVDGKGFLLIPGSEWAVYRLGHSGVITHIEIDTSHFKGNFPDSFKLETCILSVEEEKECIAQKWALKQGPKWNIVLPATKLKPHKRHFFDGTAIQTLDVFTHVRLTIAPDGGVSRMRLWGFPRALPDVHK